In Candidatus Defluviilinea proxima, a single genomic region encodes these proteins:
- the purB gene encoding adenylosuccinate lyase, with translation MTLHLISSLDGRYASTVAPLTDFFSEFAFLRDRVRVELNFLSALSKTDLVRTLSDSESAQIESIITNFSDADAEMILEHERKTRHDVKAIEYFIQNKLMDSASSLAEGGSKLPESKSMADLIPWIHFGLTSEDTNSLGQAISLNESRDKVIVPALDSLISSLSELALRYKSVPMLARTHGQFAVPTTVGKEIAVYIARLKKTRDDIASHKFEAKLTGAVGNFNALQAAVPNIDWISFSKNFVSSFGLEPNLLTTQILPYDNWVRYFDLVRLTNSILIDFAQDIWRYISDGYLKQAVVAGEVGSSTMPQKVNPIDFENAEGNLGVANSLFVHYAQKLTVSRLQRDLTDSTVRRTFGSALGHSLIGWTNFQRGLKRIAPDEEKLKAELNAHWEVVSEGAQTILRAAGKSDAYESLKEQTRGRVLTESDYKTWCDSIDVDDTTRAKLKVLSPESYIGLAIQLTEQVVKKG, from the coding sequence ATGACTTTACATCTAATTTCTTCTCTGGATGGACGCTACGCCTCAACCGTTGCACCACTAACGGACTTCTTTTCCGAATTTGCGTTTCTGCGCGATAGAGTCCGCGTCGAACTTAACTTTCTGTCTGCTCTTTCCAAAACGGACCTTGTTCGCACTTTGAGCGATTCTGAATCCGCTCAAATCGAATCCATCATCACAAACTTTTCCGACGCTGACGCAGAAATGATCCTTGAACACGAACGTAAGACTCGGCACGATGTCAAAGCGATCGAATATTTTATTCAGAACAAACTTATGGACTCAGCCAGCTCGCTGGCGGAAGGCGGGAGCAAGCTCCCTGAATCCAAAAGTATGGCGGATTTAATTCCGTGGATTCACTTCGGATTAACTTCAGAAGATACCAACAGCCTTGGGCAAGCCATCTCTCTGAACGAATCACGGGACAAAGTTATCGTCCCTGCTCTCGACTCTCTTATCTCGAGCCTCTCTGAACTTGCCCTTCGCTACAAATCCGTTCCCATGCTCGCCCGCACACACGGACAGTTTGCTGTCCCCACTACAGTGGGCAAAGAAATTGCAGTCTACATCGCCCGCCTCAAAAAGACCCGCGATGATATTGCATCTCATAAGTTCGAAGCCAAGCTGACAGGTGCCGTTGGTAACTTCAATGCCTTGCAAGCCGCTGTCCCCAACATTGACTGGATTTCATTCAGCAAGAACTTCGTTTCTAGTTTTGGGCTTGAGCCTAATTTACTCACTACCCAAATCCTCCCGTACGATAATTGGGTTCGTTACTTTGATCTCGTCCGCTTGACCAATTCCATCCTGATCGACTTTGCTCAAGATATCTGGCGTTACATCAGTGATGGTTATTTGAAGCAAGCTGTCGTCGCTGGGGAGGTGGGTTCGTCCACGATGCCGCAGAAGGTTAACCCGATTGACTTTGAGAATGCAGAGGGAAATCTCGGCGTAGCGAATTCACTGTTCGTGCATTACGCCCAAAAGCTGACGGTTTCTCGTTTGCAACGTGATCTCACGGATTCAACTGTCCGCCGTACGTTCGGTTCGGCGTTAGGTCACAGCTTGATCGGTTGGACCAACTTCCAGCGTGGATTGAAGCGTATTGCTCCTGATGAGGAAAAACTCAAAGCGGAGTTGAATGCCCATTGGGAAGTCGTCTCCGAAGGCGCACAAACCATCCTGCGTGCGGCTGGAAAATCAGACGCATACGAATCGCTCAAAGAACAAACTCGCGGACGAGTCCTCACGGAATCTGATTACAAGACTTGGTGTGACTCGATTGATGTGGATGATACAACGCGAGCAAAGTTGAAAGTGCTTTCGCCTGAAAGTTATATTGGGTTGGCTATCCAATTAACGGAGCAGGTGGTGAAAAAGGGATAA